A genomic stretch from Acidobacteriota bacterium includes:
- the ndk gene encoding nucleoside-diphosphate kinase, with amino-acid sequence MERTLAIIKPDAVKKRIIGKIVSRIEEEGFGIVRMKLVHLTADEARGFYIVHKDKPFYGSLCEFMSSGPAVIMVLEAEEAIKRWRETMGATDPAQAKPGTLRRAYGFSIERNAVHGSDARETAEWEIAYFFKK; translated from the coding sequence ATGGAACGGACCCTGGCCATCATCAAGCCCGACGCCGTGAAGAAGAGGATCATCGGCAAGATCGTCAGCCGCATCGAGGAGGAGGGCTTCGGCATCGTCCGGATGAAGCTCGTCCACCTGACCGCGGACGAGGCCAGGGGGTTCTACATCGTCCACAAGGACAAGCCCTTCTACGGCAGCCTGTGCGAATTCATGTCGTCGGGCCCGGCCGTGATCATGGTCCTCGAGGCCGAGGAGGCCATCAAGCGCTGGCGCGAGACGATGGGCGCCACCGACCCGGCCCAGGCCAAGCCGGGCACGCTCCGCCGCGCCTACGGCTTCTCCATCGAGCGCAACGCCGTCCACGGCTCGGACGCCCGCGAGACGGCGGAGTGGGAGATCGCTTACTTCTTCAAGAAATAG
- a CDS encoding YkgJ family cysteine cluster protein, whose translation MVFRLERRDSFSFSCRACGRCCSGKVIPVGPHEILGMSRHLGIGTTEFLALYSDNGGTTLRNDAAGRCLFVTPTGCKVHPRRPLVCRLYPLGRATDAEGGERFAMFPKQDGCRAAAGTDGTIAGFLESQGVQPCFEWSRRYGLLFHRMLGLLDALGVEAKVEARDEAGAGPGDAAKAPDAGTGPGAPPISPWLDIDASLAAYCAARAIPVPAGIEESIDLHLRALEEWLDDLEARAPAKSLGDADGDDGKGAGKA comes from the coding sequence TTGGTTTTCCGCCTCGAACGCCGCGACAGCTTCTCGTTTTCCTGCCGGGCCTGCGGACGCTGCTGCTCCGGCAAGGTCATCCCGGTCGGCCCCCACGAGATTCTGGGCATGTCGCGCCACCTCGGGATCGGGACGACGGAGTTCCTCGCCCTCTACTCAGACAACGGCGGCACGACGCTCCGCAACGACGCGGCCGGCCGCTGTCTTTTCGTGACCCCGACCGGCTGCAAGGTCCATCCGCGCCGGCCCCTGGTCTGCCGTCTCTATCCGCTGGGGCGGGCGACCGACGCGGAAGGCGGGGAGCGGTTCGCCATGTTCCCGAAGCAGGACGGCTGCCGGGCGGCCGCCGGGACGGACGGCACGATCGCGGGCTTCCTCGAGTCGCAGGGCGTCCAGCCGTGCTTCGAATGGTCGCGCCGCTACGGCCTTCTGTTCCACCGCATGCTCGGCCTCCTCGACGCGCTGGGCGTCGAGGCCAAGGTCGAAGCCCGGGACGAGGCCGGGGCCGGCCCGGGGGATGCGGCCAAGGCGCCCGACGCCGGGACCGGACCCGGCGCCCCGCCCATCTCGCCGTGGCTGGACATCGACGCGTCGCTCGCCGCGTATTGCGCCGCCAGGGCGATCCCCGTGCCGGCCGGGATCGAGGAATCGATCGACCTCCATCTCCGGGCCCTGGAAGAGTGGCTCGACGACCTGGAGGCCAGGGCCCCGGCCAAGTCCCTTGGCGATGCCGATGGCGATGACGGCAAAGGAGCGGGAAAGGCGTGA
- a CDS encoding class I SAM-dependent methyltransferase — protein sequence MIKMVGKNVLWPVILSSLIASSGPAQSPNAARDGLEQPEKVMEVTGVKPGMVIGEIGAGQGYFTFWLSHGVGESGKVYANDIDGSALAAIERRRESEKVSNIETVLGTVADPRFPSASLDMVFMVNAFHDLERPVELLANLLPALKTGATVVIMDRDPARFKDTHRHFLTRDEVEETIGRSVFELVRVETFLRDHNLYILKARK from the coding sequence ATGATCAAGATGGTCGGCAAAAACGTGCTTTGGCCGGTCATTCTGTCGAGTCTCATCGCGTCGTCGGGCCCGGCCCAGTCACCGAACGCCGCCCGCGACGGCCTGGAACAGCCTGAAAAGGTCATGGAAGTGACCGGGGTGAAGCCCGGCATGGTCATCGGAGAGATCGGCGCGGGCCAGGGTTATTTCACGTTCTGGCTTTCCCATGGCGTGGGGGAGTCGGGGAAGGTCTACGCCAACGACATCGACGGCTCCGCCCTGGCGGCGATCGAACGGAGACGCGAGAGCGAGAAGGTCTCGAACATCGAAACCGTCCTCGGCACCGTGGCGGATCCCCGCTTCCCGTCCGCCTCGCTGGACATGGTCTTCATGGTCAACGCCTTCCACGACCTGGAGCGGCCGGTCGAGCTCCTGGCCAACCTCCTGCCCGCGCTGAAGACGGGCGCGACGGTCGTCATCATGGACAGGGATCCGGCCAGATTCAAGGACACACATCGCCACTTCCTGACCCGGGACGAAGTGGAGGAGACGATCGGACGGTCGGTTTTCGAGCTGGTCCGGGTGGAGACGTTCCTCCGCGACCATAACCTCTACATCCTCAAAGCCAGGAAATGA
- a CDS encoding C69 family dipeptidase encodes MKNALKPLAAVQSLALATALLILPSHAAPAGPAPTLAAPVAPGDGGEDGECFTVLVGKKASADGAVMVAHNEDDRGAIIVNVRKIRGRDAGSSRRVDLGKGAFYETDSRTNGFLWIEATTQEFADSFVNEHGVAITSDACPSRATEEDYTDGGIGWMLRRLLAEKATSAREAVRLAGELVERYGYRSSGRTYSIADKDEAWMLAILRGRRWYAQRVPDDEVAVIPNYYTIRQIRPGDADHFLGSPDIVEYAARSGWYEEAKDGPFDFKKAFDRPTSRQPVDDGNTLRHWRGLCLVTGRPWKLGGDYPFSVKPGKKMTAAALMAILRDHYEGTEYDATNGYRTGTPNKTRFRTICTASTIDSFIVSLRPDRPEPLSIAIWLAFGKPDTTLYVPFYYGVGALPPGAGVGTSEPDDALLARQHFADAPLQAGKGRLLNTAVLELEKAAEENYRFVRLTIERRLFPEERSLLENRPKFEKKFAALYAKDKAGAQKLLDDYAAAAFRRAAGLTARLLGR; translated from the coding sequence ATGAAGAACGCCCTGAAGCCGCTCGCCGCCGTCCAATCCCTCGCCCTCGCGACCGCCCTGCTGATCCTGCCGTCCCACGCGGCGCCGGCCGGCCCAGCGCCAACCCTTGCCGCGCCGGTTGCCCCTGGGGACGGCGGCGAGGACGGCGAGTGTTTCACGGTCCTGGTCGGCAAGAAGGCCAGCGCCGACGGCGCGGTCATGGTCGCCCACAACGAGGACGACCGCGGCGCCATCATCGTCAACGTGCGCAAGATCCGCGGCCGCGACGCCGGCTCGTCCCGCCGGGTCGATCTCGGCAAGGGCGCGTTCTACGAGACCGACAGCCGGACGAACGGCTTCCTCTGGATCGAAGCCACGACCCAGGAGTTCGCCGACAGCTTCGTCAACGAGCACGGCGTCGCCATCACCTCCGACGCCTGCCCGTCGCGCGCGACCGAGGAGGACTACACCGACGGCGGCATCGGCTGGATGCTCCGCCGGCTCCTGGCCGAGAAGGCGACCTCGGCCCGCGAGGCCGTCCGGCTGGCCGGCGAGCTGGTCGAACGGTACGGCTACCGCTCCTCCGGCCGGACCTACTCCATCGCCGACAAGGACGAGGCCTGGATGCTGGCCATCCTGAGGGGCCGCCGCTGGTACGCCCAGCGCGTCCCCGACGACGAGGTGGCCGTCATCCCGAATTACTACACGATCCGGCAGATCCGCCCCGGCGACGCCGACCATTTCCTGGGCAGCCCGGACATCGTCGAATACGCGGCGCGCAGCGGCTGGTACGAAGAGGCCAAGGACGGGCCGTTCGACTTCAAGAAGGCCTTCGACCGGCCGACGAGCCGGCAGCCGGTCGACGACGGCAACACCCTCCGCCACTGGCGGGGCCTGTGCCTCGTGACCGGGAGGCCGTGGAAGCTCGGCGGCGACTATCCCTTCTCCGTGAAGCCGGGGAAGAAGATGACCGCCGCGGCCCTGATGGCCATCCTGCGCGATCATTACGAGGGCACCGAATACGACGCCACGAACGGCTACCGGACCGGCACTCCGAACAAGACCAGGTTCCGGACGATCTGCACCGCCTCGACCATCGATTCGTTCATCGTCTCGCTCCGGCCGGACCGGCCGGAACCGCTCTCGATCGCGATCTGGCTGGCTTTCGGCAAGCCGGACACGACCCTCTACGTGCCCTTCTATTACGGCGTCGGGGCCCTGCCCCCGGGGGCCGGCGTGGGGACGAGCGAGCCCGACGACGCCCTCCTGGCCCGGCAGCATTTCGCCGACGCCCCCCTGCAGGCCGGCAAGGGCCGTCTCCTCAACACGGCGGTCCTCGAGCTCGAGAAGGCCGCCGAGGAGAACTACCGCTTCGTCCGCCTGACCATCGAGCGCCGGCTCTTCCCCGAGGAAAGGTCTCTCCTGGAGAACCGGCCGAAGTTCGAGAAGAAATTCGCCGCCCTCTACGCCAAGGACAAGGCCGGGGCCCAGAAGCTGCTCGACGACTACGCGGCCGCGGCCTTCCGCCGGGCCGCCGGCCTCACGGCCCGGCTGCTGGGCCGATAG
- a CDS encoding PDZ domain-containing protein, whose product MKTIKRPRRGGRSLLALLAILACAAGPLLAGAPAPAAGTEQARPAASSLSITVSMERPSTHYYHVVFRAEGLRGETQEFKMPAWTPGYYQIMDYARNVKDFRAEDGAGRALAWEKTAKNAWRVRAGRAAAIVVSYDVYAFNRFVAASYLADDGGFITPAGVFMHVAGRLADPVTVNILPAAGWPEVSTGLEPVPGRPRTFTAPDFDTLYDCPIMIGRQEILTFEAAGRPHTVAAYDLGAFDRVKFTGDLARIVEAAAALMGDLPYRHYTFLVIGPGGGGLEHLNSAAVTLNPASLADARGYARWLTFIAHEYFHLFNVKSIRPIALGPFDYDRENYTNLLWFSEGVTVYYEHILLNRAGLMARDEVLDRLGSTIAVYENAPGRRHESARLSSFDAWTGYFGRSEHAANTTISYYDIGCGLGLLLDLGIREASKGRSSLDDVMRTLYRTYYKGKKRGFTDAELRQACERAAGAPLGEIFDVYAATSEKWDYAKYLAGTGLTIDLEPRPSARPWFGATTEDQNGGAVVSAVEADSPASLAGLSAQDEILAVGGARVTPRSLQDVLGGFKPGAKVRVLYARRGRAAEAEVELGRKAEPSWRIRPLADPTAAQKALLDAWLK is encoded by the coding sequence ATGAAAACGATCAAGCGCCCGCGCCGCGGCGGCCGATCTCTCCTTGCCCTATTGGCCATCCTGGCCTGCGCCGCCGGACCCCTTCTGGCCGGAGCCCCGGCCCCCGCCGCCGGGACGGAGCAGGCGCGGCCGGCCGCCTCCTCCCTGTCCATCACGGTGTCCATGGAGCGGCCGTCAACGCACTATTACCACGTGGTCTTCCGGGCCGAGGGCCTCCGGGGCGAGACCCAGGAATTCAAGATGCCCGCCTGGACGCCCGGCTACTACCAGATCATGGATTACGCCAGGAACGTCAAGGACTTCCGGGCCGAGGACGGCGCCGGCCGCGCCCTCGCCTGGGAGAAGACGGCCAAGAACGCCTGGCGCGTCCGCGCCGGCCGGGCGGCCGCGATCGTCGTGAGCTACGACGTCTACGCCTTCAACCGCTTCGTGGCCGCGAGCTACCTCGCCGACGACGGCGGCTTCATCACCCCGGCGGGCGTCTTCATGCACGTGGCCGGCCGCCTGGCCGATCCCGTCACGGTCAACATCCTCCCGGCCGCGGGCTGGCCGGAGGTCTCGACGGGCCTCGAGCCCGTCCCCGGGCGTCCCCGGACGTTCACGGCGCCCGATTTCGACACGCTCTACGATTGCCCCATCATGATCGGCCGCCAGGAGATCCTGACCTTCGAGGCCGCGGGGCGCCCCCACACGGTCGCCGCCTATGACCTCGGCGCCTTCGACCGGGTCAAGTTCACGGGCGACCTGGCCAGGATCGTCGAGGCCGCCGCTGCGCTCATGGGCGACCTGCCCTACCGCCATTACACGTTCCTCGTCATCGGCCCCGGCGGCGGCGGGCTCGAGCACCTGAACTCCGCGGCCGTGACGCTGAATCCCGCCTCGCTCGCCGACGCCCGGGGTTACGCGCGCTGGCTGACCTTCATCGCCCACGAGTATTTCCACCTGTTCAACGTCAAGTCCATCCGGCCGATCGCCCTCGGCCCCTTCGACTACGACCGCGAGAACTACACCAACCTGCTCTGGTTCTCCGAGGGCGTCACGGTCTATTACGAGCACATCCTGCTCAACCGGGCGGGATTGATGGCCCGCGACGAGGTCCTCGACCGGCTCGGTTCGACGATCGCCGTCTACGAGAACGCCCCCGGCCGCCGCCACGAGTCGGCGCGCCTGTCGAGCTTCGACGCCTGGACGGGCTATTTCGGCCGGAGCGAGCACGCCGCCAACACGACCATCTCCTACTACGACATCGGCTGCGGACTGGGGCTCCTGCTCGACCTCGGGATCCGGGAGGCGTCGAAGGGCCGCTCGTCCCTCGACGACGTGATGCGCACGCTCTACCGGACGTACTACAAAGGCAAGAAGCGCGGCTTCACGGACGCGGAGCTGCGCCAGGCCTGCGAGCGCGCGGCCGGCGCGCCGCTCGGCGAGATCTTCGACGTCTACGCCGCGACCAGCGAAAAGTGGGACTACGCCAAGTATCTCGCCGGCACCGGCCTGACGATCGATCTCGAGCCGCGCCCGTCCGCCCGCCCCTGGTTCGGCGCCACGACCGAGGACCAGAACGGAGGCGCGGTCGTCTCGGCCGTCGAGGCCGATTCCCCCGCCTCGCTCGCCGGGCTGAGCGCCCAGGACGAGATCCTGGCGGTCGGCGGCGCGCGGGTGACGCCACGCTCGCTCCAGGACGTCCTCGGCGGCTTCAAGCCCGGCGCCAAGGTCCGCGTCCTCTATGCCCGGCGCGGCCGGGCAGCCGAGGCGGAGGTCGAACTGGGGCGGAAGGCCGAGCCGAGCTGGCGCATCAGGCCGCTCGCGGATCCGACCGCCGCCCAAAAGGCCCTGCTCGACGCCTGGCTGAAATAG